A single window of Rubripirellula lacrimiformis DNA harbors:
- a CDS encoding glycosyltransferase family 2 protein — translation MSESASPSSTDLPTKFAPQLSLVLPAYNEQNNIGPCIDDLIECLVVQHGLRTEIIIVNDNSSDGTEGEVIDRINRWPDSVRLIRRHPPGGFGRAIRTGLEYATGDVVVIYMADRSDHPEDAYRYYQKIQEGYDCVFGSRFIQGAKVHRYPPLKLWVNRIVNKSIQWMFWTDMNDLTNAFKAYRRDVVKTCGPYKACHFNITLEMSLSALIGGYTIAEIPIGWEGRTWGSTNLRMREMGRRYLCTLLMLFFQRILMSDDVQSERFGRTTLATEIQGDQSSSDG, via the coding sequence ATGAGTGAATCCGCGTCCCCGTCGTCAACCGATTTGCCGACGAAATTTGCCCCACAGTTGTCATTGGTGCTGCCGGCGTACAACGAACAGAACAACATCGGTCCCTGCATCGATGACTTGATCGAATGTCTGGTCGTCCAGCACGGACTGCGGACAGAGATCATCATCGTCAATGACAACAGCAGCGATGGTACCGAAGGTGAGGTCATCGACCGGATCAATCGCTGGCCCGATTCGGTGCGTTTGATTCGTCGACACCCGCCGGGCGGATTCGGTCGTGCCATCCGTACGGGGCTGGAATATGCCACCGGCGACGTGGTGGTGATCTACATGGCCGATCGATCGGACCACCCCGAAGACGCCTACCGGTACTACCAAAAGATCCAAGAAGGATACGACTGTGTGTTCGGTTCGCGGTTTATCCAAGGCGCCAAAGTCCATCGATACCCGCCGCTGAAATTGTGGGTGAACCGAATCGTCAACAAGTCGATCCAGTGGATGTTTTGGACCGACATGAACGACCTAACCAATGCGTTCAAAGCCTATCGCCGCGATGTGGTGAAAACCTGTGGTCCGTACAAGGCTTGCCATTTCAACATCACGCTTGAAATGTCGCTAAGTGCATTGATCGGCGGATACACGATCGCCGAGATCCCGATCGGCTGGGAAGGCCGGACGTGGGGATCGACCAACCTGCGGATGCGCGAGATGGGACGACGCTATCTGTGCACGCTGTTGATGCTGTTCTTTCAGCGGATTCTGATGAGCGACGATGTCCAATCCGAACGGTTCGGCCGCACCACCTTGGCAACCGAAATTCAGGGCGACCAGTCCAGCAGCGACGGATGA
- a CDS encoding ArnT family glycosyltransferase: MTGMDPQPSSPRRVSWRWVWLPIIVFGLLRLPTVVHSPGMQDEQWFAVPGWTVWNEGVPRIPYVPTRNRDTLFQDADQCLMALPPALFYVQAPFHAIFPPGYATSRAPLFLAALLTIAITFGLAQSLGASTASATLVATLMAMCRPLMFTGTTVRPDLLSAVCGWICLLLLWRHLRSGQLSPLVAGGFVCGLGGLFHPFALVFAIQAGAVILMARSTIALKLKRWSIFGVACLAAVAMWLPLIVKYPNEFRSQFFANVLDRAGPGLPARLIWPWPALRHHAQLVYEFAGGWQMAFFAIALVAASVMAFGGRPRRESWGLLAMLGSSVFLTAVVAGIHPTKGYWIYPCVWILAGLAIAIDRFRSKPAMVIAAGLMIAWMLPGGGLRTTGLYWTHWGDAKFHGPKFIHGVLDELPTEGLFLADLSYVYDVYLSGRDTMLCQERELYWGDRDLKYEAILLAWEGEDAGWADQYDAVLSKTYGSRELPQTCFVDVFVPRSPTDRSGGDQPETSVAEDSDHE; encoded by the coding sequence ATGACCGGGATGGACCCGCAACCATCATCGCCGCGTCGGGTTTCGTGGCGATGGGTATGGTTGCCGATCATCGTATTTGGACTGCTACGTTTGCCGACGGTGGTCCATTCGCCGGGGATGCAGGACGAACAGTGGTTTGCGGTGCCCGGGTGGACCGTATGGAATGAAGGTGTTCCGCGGATCCCTTATGTTCCCACGCGAAATCGCGACACGCTGTTCCAAGACGCCGACCAATGTTTGATGGCGTTGCCACCGGCCCTGTTCTATGTCCAGGCACCGTTTCATGCGATCTTTCCACCGGGGTACGCGACCAGTCGTGCACCATTGTTCCTGGCCGCGTTGCTGACGATCGCGATCACGTTTGGGTTGGCCCAGTCGCTCGGTGCGTCAACGGCATCGGCAACACTGGTGGCCACCCTGATGGCGATGTGCCGTCCGCTGATGTTCACCGGCACCACGGTCCGGCCCGACCTATTGTCGGCAGTGTGCGGGTGGATCTGTTTGCTGCTGTTGTGGCGACACCTGCGCAGCGGCCAACTTTCACCGCTGGTGGCCGGCGGGTTTGTGTGTGGGCTGGGCGGATTGTTTCATCCCTTCGCGTTGGTGTTTGCAATCCAGGCGGGCGCTGTGATCCTGATGGCCCGGTCGACGATCGCATTGAAACTAAAACGGTGGTCCATCTTTGGGGTCGCCTGCTTGGCGGCGGTCGCAATGTGGCTGCCATTGATCGTGAAGTACCCCAACGAGTTCCGCAGCCAGTTCTTTGCCAACGTCCTGGACCGGGCCGGACCGGGATTGCCAGCTCGCTTGATCTGGCCGTGGCCGGCGCTTCGACATCACGCCCAACTTGTCTATGAATTTGCCGGCGGATGGCAGATGGCGTTCTTTGCAATCGCCTTGGTCGCAGCATCCGTGATGGCGTTTGGCGGGCGACCGCGACGTGAATCGTGGGGATTGTTGGCGATGCTAGGCAGCAGTGTATTCCTGACTGCCGTGGTCGCGGGAATCCATCCCACCAAGGGCTACTGGATCTATCCCTGCGTTTGGATCTTAGCCGGATTGGCGATCGCGATCGATCGTTTTCGCAGCAAACCGGCGATGGTCATCGCCGCCGGACTGATGATCGCATGGATGTTGCCCGGCGGCGGACTACGAACAACCGGTCTGTACTGGACGCATTGGGGCGACGCGAAATTCCATGGTCCCAAATTCATCCACGGTGTGTTGGACGAACTGCCAACCGAAGGACTGTTCTTGGCGGACCTTTCTTATGTTTACGATGTCTACCTCAGTGGCCGCGACACCATGTTGTGCCAAGAGCGTGAACTTTATTGGGGCGATCGAGACTTGAAATACGAAGCAATCCTGTTGGCCTGGGAAGGCGAAGACGCCGGCTGGGCGGACCAGTACGACGCCGTGCTGTCAAAGACGTACGGGTCACGCGAACTGCCCCAAACCTGTTTCGTCGATGTATTCGTCCCCCGTTCGCCGACCGACCGATCCGGCGGTGACCAGCCGGAAACAAGCGTGGCCGAGGACAGTGATCATGAGTGA